GCTCAGCAATAACCGACGCAGGATTGCCCATGCCGAATGCTACCACCTCCCGTGAACTCGCCGCGGCTTTGCAAGCCCTCGACTCACCGCAATTGATCGACGTCAGACGCAAGGCAGCGTTCGATGCGAGTGACCAAATTATCACGGGGGCCATCTGGCGCAACCCCGATGACCTTGGCCACTGGATTTCCACTCTCGACGCAAACCGCCCGGTCATCGTCTATTGCGTTCGCGGCCACCAAGTTGGCCAAGACTGCGCAGCGCTGCTGGAAGCCGCTGGCTTTGATGCGTCGTATCTGGTCGGCGGTCTCGAAGAATGGGCCGCCGGTAGTCATCCCACGGTTAGCAAACCACGGACTGCGCCATGAAATGGATCACGCGTGAACGCCCCAAGATCGATCGCATCGCCTGCCCGTGGCTGATCGCACGCTTCATCGACGAGACGCCGGACTTCCTGTACGTGCCGGCCGCAGACGTCGTGCGCATCGCCAACGAATCCGGTGCCATTCCTTATGACATCCCTGGTGTTGAGCTGACGCATGTGGGCGAGCTTTGCAGCTTCGATGCGTTTCTTGATAGGTACAAGCTCGGCGGTGATCCGGCCCTGCAGCAACTGGCCGGCATTGTGCGCGGCGCGGATACATCACGGTTGGACCTGACACCGCAGTCGAGCGGACTCTATGCGATTTCACTGGGGCTGTCTCACGTCTTCACCGACGACCATGAAATGCTTGAACGCGGCATGGTGATGTACGACGCGCTGTATGCATGGTGTCAGAGTTGCCAGGCGGAAACGCATCAGTGGCCACCAAAAATGCCTGCGTGAACGCACCGGGGGGCCGGATGAAGCGGATCTTACTCACTCCACTACTTTTACTGATGACCCTGCCCACATTGGGGGAGACCGTCATGTTCAGTCAAGACAAGCAAGGGGCGTTGCCCGCAGGGTGGCTGGCTGGCGTCACCGGACGTGGCCAGCCGAAATGGACCATTGAGGCCGACCCGACCGCGCCAAATGGGGCCAATGTGCTCAAGCAGTCTGGCTCCGGCGATTTTCCGTGGTGCGTGAAGCAGGACGCCTCTATTACTGACGGGTATGTCGAGGTGAAGTTCAAGCCGATCGCTGGTCGGGATGATCAGGCCGGTGGGGTGGTTTGGCGCTGGAAGGACGGTAACCAGTACTACGTCGCGAGAGCAAACGCATTGGAGAACAACGTCTCTCTGTATTACACGATCGGCGGACGCAGGCACACGATCAAGTATCAGGAAACACCAGTCGCCGCCCGGGTCTGGCACACATTGCGCGTGGAATTCGCCGGGAGTCATATCCAGGTTTCCCTGGACGGCAAACGACAGATTGACGTAACGGACGAGCACATCAGTGGCGCCGGCGCAGTTGGCGTCTGGACGAAGGCGGACAGCGTGACTGTGTTCGATGCCTTCTCGTTCAGCGCCGCCGTATCGAAGTAGCGCAAAAAATGGGAACAAGCATGATCACCCGGGTACTGGCATGGAAGGAAACTCGCGGTACGCGATTGCAATTGGGACGCTTTTTACCGGCTGCGACAGCTTCTGAATTTCGATCCTGTGTCGCGATATGCGTCGGTGTCGCCATTGGTTGCTTCACCACAACGGCATTGGACGGCCGCTTCCACTCAACAAGTGGTCGTTGACATGCTGTGTGATCAGCGGCGGTAACGGGTCGGGTACGGCCCTCCGCCAAGCTATACCTTTTGCTCTGCGCGGAAATGCTCGATCGACTGCCCCGCATTGACCGCGCGCTGCAACCAATCCGGCAGGTCGCCCACGCCATTCCAGGCGTGGCCAGCGGCGTCCCGAAATTTGATGACGCCTGAGGCAGAGCCTCCGGCTACGCCGGGCGCCGCGAAACAGCCTGCCGCCAGGAGTTGCTCATAGCTCAGCCCGAGCCGGGCCATCTGTGACTTGATCCACAGGACTGCGTCGGCGCGCTCGCGCAAGGATTGGGCCCCAGGATAGGCGATTGGCATGGCGGGGGAAGATAACGGCGGGCAGTCTGCTCGGCCCCGCCCACGGTTCGTGACGGGCGTTGTAGCCCACAGCCGATTCTAGCCCATGCCCGCCGACCCTCCCCCCAATGCCGCCTCGCGCGCCCCAGGGACAGGTGTGCCCATGCCTCGGCAACGTTTCGAATCATGGGTACAGAGATAAGAGTTATTATCTCTGTACCAATATCTTGGTACGTAACTTGCTCCACACAAAATGCCCCGACGCCTAACTGTTCCCGATGGCCTGCCCGACCCCGCCGCTCTTGCCACGCTGCGCGCCTGGTACGAGGGCGCTTCCTCGCGTGAGTCGGCCGACCGCTACCTGCGTGATCGGATTGGCGATGGCCAATCGGCAAGAGGCATCATCGGAGCGATCCGGCGCCAACTCGTTCAGTATGCCCGGCAGCGCCAGCGCCCCGACCTGGCGGAAGTCTTCGTGTGCTCTGCCACCGAGCGCGTGGGCTACGCCCGGGCAGCTGCGGCGGCCATCGAGCAACTGCGTGTAACCCCCGCGCCTTCGCCACAGATCAGCGATGCCGTGGCACAGTGGCTGCCAGCGCGCGCCGTACGCGCGCTGCAGGCCGCTGGCATCAACACTCTGGCCGACCTAACCGTTCGAATCCCCCGCCGGCGACAGTGGTGGACCGCCGTGCCGGGGCTCGGAGTCACCAGCGCCCGCCAGATCGAGGCATTCTTTGCCGCACACCCGGTGCTAACCGAACGTGCCCGCGCTTTGATCGTCGCCGACCGACGGTCCATCGTGACGCCGTGGGAACACCTGCGGCTGCCCCACGAGGTCGACGGCTCCGCCGGCGCCTTCCGCGCTCCGCTGTCGACCTGCATTCTGGGTGTGGACAATGATTACGAGGCCATCCAGGCTTGGCTGGCCCTGCACGAATCGCCGGCCACGCAGCGCGCCTACCGCAAGGAAGCCGAACGGCTGATCCTGTGGGCCATCGTAGCGCGAGGGAAGGCCCTTTCATCCTTGACGACCAAGGATGCGACCGACTATCGGGCATTTTTGCGCAGACCCACGCCGCGCGAGCGCTGGGTCGGACCACCACGGCCACGCACGTCGCCGGACTGGCGCCCGTTTGTCGATAACCTCTCGGCGCGCTCGGTCGCACATGCGCTGGCCGTACTCAGCGCCTTGTTCCGCTGGCTGGTGGAACAACGCTATGTGCTTGCCAACCCATTTGCGGGTATCAAGGTGCGCGGCAGCCAGCGTGCCATGGCCGTGGAAACCACGCACGCGTTCACCGAAGGCGAATGGCTGCTGGTACGGACCATCGCCAACGGCCTCGAGTGGTCGTACGGCTGGCAAGCTGCGGCCGCACAACGGCTTCGCTTCCTGCTGGATTTCGGATACGCGACCGGGCTGCGGATCAGCGAACTGGCCAATGCCGCGTTGCGTCACCTCGACGCCGACGCCTTGGGCGATCACTGGCTGCACCTGGTCGGCAAAGGTGGCAAGCCCGCTAGGGTCGCATTGACGCCCTTGGCGCGGGCAGCGCTGGAACGCTACCTGCTGGAGCGCGAGCTCCCTGTCAGCCGCGCTCGCTGGAACCCCACTACGCCCTTAATCGGTAGCCTGGATGGTGGTGAAACCGGCATCACGCCCCTGCGCCTGTGGGAAGTCATGCGCCGATTCTTCAGGCTCGCAGCGGACATCATCGAAGGCGATCATCCAGCGTTGGCAGAGAAGCTCCGCCGGGCGACACCACACTGGATGCGGCACACCCACGCGACCCACGCGCTGGCCAAGGGTGTCGAACTGAGCGCTGTGCGCGACAACCTGCGCCACGCCTCAATTTCGACCACGTCCATCTACTTACATACCGATGATGTCAAGCGGGCCCGGCAGTTCGGCGAGGCATTCGCTGCCTGAAACCATTTTTTAAGCACGTGCCGTGAGTACGGGGCGCGAGGAGATAGCAGCGCTGGCCTGAAATGCGCCAGATTTTGCACCGGAAGGAACAGCAACCGGGAAATGCGCTGCCGCACAAGGCATTGATCTATAAGAGAAATTCAAACCAAACCGCCAGATTTAGCACCAAAAGTACGATCACCCCGAGATGCAAGTCATTGCAGCGAGACGGCCAAGGCATCGATCAAGGTCGAATTGGGCAAGGACGCTTCAGATCTGGCCAGGGACGCAACTACCAAGACTTCAACTCGTCCAAGTTAACGGCTAAAGCTTGTTCAAGTCTACCTGCAGGCCGGCTTCCTTGAGTTCTTTGCCCAGAGCGTAGCGCCACGCACCACGGTCGTCGATCTCGATGTAGACAACACCGTAGTAATCAGACGGAAGCTCGACGCCTTTTTCGTACAGGACGCAGACATGCTTGCGACCGATCTTGCCCATGAAATAGCCGAGTTCGAGGATGACGTTTTGACGGGCGCGGTCCTGGAGCGCAGGAGTCGGCGACTTCTTTCCGCCAACATCATCTGCTGTCATCAGCACGACAGCAAAGTGGACGTTGTCGTAGCGCTCCAGTTTCTCAATGATGGTGGCGCTGCGGTTCACTTGCTCGCTCAAGATGATGGCCGTTAGGCCGACCTTCTCTATCGCGCGTGCCGTCATTTCGCGGATCAGGTCGTTATGCCCGTGAACCAAGAAGACAGCATTGTTCGCATGCTTGGGTGCCGCGTCTTCCTCTCTGCCATACGAATCGAGGTCTTTTCGGAAAACGTTCGTCATCGGCTCAATCTCAAGAACCGGTGTGTTGATCGTCGCCTTGTCCCCGACTTTCGCAAGGACCTGAACCACGCGACCAGCGAAGGGCGCTGGAACCTCTAACGTCGCAAGGTCGTTCTCTATCACAAACACGGTGTCCCCGAAAAGGAAGAAATCGCCGGGGCGCAGTGGAAGCTCTAACATAGAAACCGGCCCGCTGTCGTCGCCAAGCTCGAATGCAGGGCACAACATGATCTGAGTTTGGCCGAGCATCTTTCAATTCCTTGAGCTTTGCGATGTCCGATTTTAGCTGACGCTTCTGGCTTTCGCACTCAATGTGCGCCCGTGCCGGCAGCAGTCGTCGCTTTGTACATCCCAATGTCCACGGCCATGCCGCATGAAGGCTTGAACGACCGTTCTTTGCAGCCGACAACGGTCCTCCCTGGCTCGCGTCGATCCGGGTCGGTGAGATTTGCACGGCAGTCCAGCAAACTCCGGATTTCCAGTCCAGCAAACTGACCTGTAGTCCAGCTAACCCCGGTTCCCTACACCCCTTAACGAAGGCCGCGCATCCATGTATAGTTTTGCAGCAAAACATGTACATGTATAAATAGAGAAGCCTATGCACAAGATCTTGCTAGTTTCAGCCCTCGCAGCACTGTCAATCTGCTCGTCGCCCAATGCTTTGGCAAAGAGGACCACACTGCTAGGCGAAGCGGAGTCGAGCGTTGCGGCAGTTTTTCAGCTTGGAATAGTGCAAGTGCCTGCAACTGGCACCGTGGAAGTTGCTTTCTCGCCCAATGAGGGTACGGAAGCGCTGGTGGTAAAGGTCATCGACTCGGCGAAGTCAGAAATACGCATGCTGACCTACAGCTTCACAAGCGCACCGGTTACTGCGGCCCTATTGCGAGCCAAGAAGCGTGGCGTAGATGTTGCGATGGTTGTGGACTACAAGAACAACATCAGCGAAGACCGGAGCGGCAAGGCTCGCGCCGCTCTGGGTGCAGTCGCCAATGCCGGCATCAAAGTCAGGACCATCAGTGTCTACCCGATCCACCATGACAAATCGATCTGCGTCGACGGCACGACCGTGGAGACAGGCTCGTTCAACTACTCGGACGCGGCGGCCCACAAGAACAGCGAGAACGTATTGGTGATGTGGGGCAACCCAAAGCTTGCGGCGGCATATCTGAAGCATTGGGAGCGCAACTGGGGACAGGGCGTTCCTTACCAGCCGGCTTACTGATGCCGGTGAGCATTCGGAAAGGACTCCAATGAACATGACCCACGCTGAGGGCTGCGCCCTGGCCGTGAAATGGCTCAAGCGCGCGGAGAGCCAGAAGGGGCCAGGCTGTCTCGTCGCGGTCAGTGAGTGCGCCCCGTTCGACAACGGAGAAATTCCTGATGCACTCGGATTCCGTAGCATCGGTTGGGAAGAGTATTCGGTACTGGTGGAAGTCAAAGTCTCCAGGGCTGACTTTCTGGCGGATGCGAAGAAGCCGCACCGCGTTGACCCAGCTTTGGGACTGGGCAAATTCAGGTACTACCTCGCGCCGGCCGGCTTGATCGCGGTCGACGAACTGCCCTCGGGATGGGGGTTGATCGAAGTCCACGGTCGCGCTCTGAAGGTGCGCGCTGGACACATCTTCGAGCAGCGCCAGCAGCAGCTCGGATACAGAAAGGACTACACAGCTTGGGAGCACCCGCACAATCGAGACCGGGAGCGAGCCTTGCTCGTAAGGCTACTGGCCCGCGTCGGAGATGCCGATATCCTCCACAGGGAGTTGAAGGCTGCGCGGAACAAGTTCACCTATGCCGCCAATGCTGCCGAACGGCTCAGCGAAGAACTGAGGAAATCACAGCAGACTGCATCGCACTTGCGAGCCCTCCTTTGGGAAGCCGGCATCGACATCCCACCTGAAGCTACCCGGCAGAAAGGTAAGGCTATCCCGCGCCGCGCGGCACCGGTTGATCGCACGCCCATGGCGTCGCGCGATTCTCGCGAGGTGGGAGTCACACGCTAAGCGACGTGGTGCTGGAACAATCGCGAGGTGCCATCCGGATTCGGTTGTGGACACGCGACCTAACGTTGACTGAGGATCAAAACGATGGAAAAAGTGGACGACTTCGAATTCAGTGCAGGAACTGCTGCCAGTTGCAACGGCAACGGCTCAAGCGATCAAGCGTACATTCTCTGGTTCTGCAGAGAGGCGATCTCCCGAGCGGAGAAAGCTGAAGCACAGGTATCTGACATCGTGACGCTGCGCAATTGGGGGCAAATGGAAACCGTCCGTGCGCGCCTCAATTCTTCCTGGGCGCTACTCAGGGCACTGCATTACACGTTAAGCGACTTGGCCAGCGCCGCACGCCTGAAGCCCAGTGTTGCGGCACCCTTTGACGATGCGGCAAATCGGGTATTCCGCATGATTGACAGGCTCGAAGCCGGCTATGTGCGTGCAACTGCGTGGTTCAGGCAAGATTCGAACTAAAAGGTTCTCTATACGTTCTCGAAACGATTTGAGTGCAAGGGCGACGTGAGCTTTGGCGGAGACGACCTCTTCTATGTGGCGCTGGGGAAGCGACGCTACAGCGCTTGATCTGGCGAATCGGCTCTGGCAGTAGTTGAGGCTGGGCAGTTCAAAGTCCATGGCCTTTGTCCTGTTGAGGAAGACTTGTGTCTGCTCGGCCTGCACGGTAGCGCACCTCAATCACTCGGTCTTCATGTCCTGCAGGCGCCGCCTGCCGGTGGATCAC
This Cupriavidus nantongensis DNA region includes the following protein-coding sequences:
- the chrE gene encoding rhodanese family chromate resistance protein ChrE, whose amino-acid sequence is MPNATTSRELAAALQALDSPQLIDVRRKAAFDASDQIITGAIWRNPDDLGHWISTLDANRPVIVYCVRGHQVGQDCAALLEAAGFDASYLVGGLEEWAAGSHPTVSKPRTAP
- a CDS encoding chromate resistance protein ChrB domain-containing protein: MKWITRERPKIDRIACPWLIARFIDETPDFLYVPAADVVRIANESGAIPYDIPGVELTHVGELCSFDAFLDRYKLGGDPALQQLAGIVRGADTSRLDLTPQSSGLYAISLGLSHVFTDDHEMLERGMVMYDALYAWCQSCQAETHQWPPKMPA
- a CDS encoding LamG domain-containing protein, whose product is MFSQDKQGALPAGWLAGVTGRGQPKWTIEADPTAPNGANVLKQSGSGDFPWCVKQDASITDGYVEVKFKPIAGRDDQAGGVVWRWKDGNQYYVARANALENNVSLYYTIGGRRHTIKYQETPVAARVWHTLRVEFAGSHIQVSLDGKRQIDVTDEHISGAGAVGVWTKADSVTVFDAFSFSAAVSK
- a CDS encoding H-NS family nucleoid-associated regulatory protein, producing MPIAYPGAQSLRERADAVLWIKSQMARLGLSYEQLLAAGCFAAPGVAGGSASGVIKFRDAAGHAWNGVGDLPDWLQRAVNAGQSIEHFRAEQKV
- a CDS encoding site-specific integrase, yielding MPRRLTVPDGLPDPAALATLRAWYEGASSRESADRYLRDRIGDGQSARGIIGAIRRQLVQYARQRQRPDLAEVFVCSATERVGYARAAAAAIEQLRVTPAPSPQISDAVAQWLPARAVRALQAAGINTLADLTVRIPRRRQWWTAVPGLGVTSARQIEAFFAAHPVLTERARALIVADRRSIVTPWEHLRLPHEVDGSAGAFRAPLSTCILGVDNDYEAIQAWLALHESPATQRAYRKEAERLILWAIVARGKALSSLTTKDATDYRAFLRRPTPRERWVGPPRPRTSPDWRPFVDNLSARSVAHALAVLSALFRWLVEQRYVLANPFAGIKVRGSQRAMAVETTHAFTEGEWLLVRTIANGLEWSYGWQAAAAQRLRFLLDFGYATGLRISELANAALRHLDADALGDHWLHLVGKGGKPARVALTPLARAALERYLLERELPVSRARWNPTTPLIGSLDGGETGITPLRLWEVMRRFFRLAADIIEGDHPALAEKLRRATPHWMRHTHATHALAKGVELSAVRDNLRHASISTTSIYLHTDDVKRARQFGEAFAA
- a CDS encoding TIR domain-containing protein; translation: MLGQTQIMLCPAFELGDDSGPVSMLELPLRPGDFFLFGDTVFVIENDLATLEVPAPFAGRVVQVLAKVGDKATINTPVLEIEPMTNVFRKDLDSYGREEDAAPKHANNAVFLVHGHNDLIREMTARAIEKVGLTAIILSEQVNRSATIIEKLERYDNVHFAVVLMTADDVGGKKSPTPALQDRARQNVILELGYFMGKIGRKHVCVLYEKGVELPSDYYGVVYIEIDDRGAWRYALGKELKEAGLQVDLNKL
- a CDS encoding phospholipase D family protein, with protein sequence MHKILLVSALAALSICSSPNALAKRTTLLGEAESSVAAVFQLGIVQVPATGTVEVAFSPNEGTEALVVKVIDSAKSEIRMLTYSFTSAPVTAALLRAKKRGVDVAMVVDYKNNISEDRSGKARAALGAVANAGIKVRTISVYPIHHDKSICVDGTTVETGSFNYSDAAAHKNSENVLVMWGNPKLAAAYLKHWERNWGQGVPYQPAY